In Gracilimonas sp., a single window of DNA contains:
- a CDS encoding NUDIX hydrolase → MISGRYSNKLRVRSCGLLVETNKLLLVELNSPVTNQWTWIPPGGKVEFGETLEEALIREFREETGLRVSVVKLMHVNEIIKPPIHAVEFYYLVQREEGELRLGADPELKEEQQILRDIGFFSRQDLQKMAVSPKFVEDEFWEAMKNGTDQR, encoded by the coding sequence ATGATCTCCGGCCGCTACTCGAATAAGCTTAGGGTTCGTTCGTGTGGCTTATTGGTTGAAACAAACAAACTGCTTCTTGTAGAGCTAAATTCGCCTGTGACCAATCAATGGACCTGGATTCCTCCGGGCGGAAAAGTTGAGTTTGGGGAAACTTTAGAGGAAGCACTAATTCGTGAGTTTCGGGAAGAGACAGGCTTGCGGGTATCAGTTGTGAAGCTTATGCATGTCAATGAGATCATAAAACCACCTATTCATGCCGTTGAGTTTTATTATCTGGTACAGAGAGAAGAAGGTGAGTTAAGATTAGGTGCTGATCCGGAATTAAAGGAAGAGCAACAGATTCTTCGAGATATCGGATTTTTTTCGAGACAAGATTTACAGAAAATGGCGGTATCTCCCAAATTTGTAGAGGATGAATTTTGGGAAGCTATGAAGAATGGAACCGATCAACGTTAG